The Hyphomicrobium sp. 99 genome contains the following window.
GGCGAACGGCGAATAGGCGCTAGGCTCGAAGTCCAGATCGAGGCACCGGGGCTCAAAGCCCAGACGTTTCGCCCTGTCGTCGTCGAAGTCGAGCCCGAGCGGATTTTCTCCTGGCGTGGATCGCTTCCGATGCCAGGTCTATTTACCGGCCACCACAGGTTCGTGCTCAGTGCCGAAAGCTCAGGCACCCGCTTCGAGCATTCGGAACAGTTTTCAGGGCTGCTTATCCCCTTTGTCGGGAGTGTCCTCGATGCAACGGAGCGCGGATTTCGAGCCATGAACGAAGCGCTGAAGGCAAAGTCCGAGGCTCGGTAACACCGGGACCAAGCCGCCGCGATACACGCTGGCGCTTGTCACAAAGCCCTGGCAAATTGGGGGAAGGGCCCGAGTAGCCTGAAAAGGAACAGCGTATGATCCCCGTTGCTGCCCCAATGGTCGATAATCTGTTTCTGCTCGCCGTAGCCGCTGTTGGATGGGGCTTGAGCCTCTCGACTTACCGCCTTTTCGCCCGCCCGCGAAGCTGGCCCATGGGCGCGTTGCAGTCCGATCTCCCATTCATTCCCGTTCTAATCGGGCTTGGTGGCCTGTTCGCCGGCTTGCTGTTTGCGACGGCGCGCGGCGCCGATGATGGCGGGTGGATGATCATCGCGCTCGGCCTGTTGTTCGCGGCGCTTTGGACCGGCTTCCTACGCGTCGGTTCGCAGCTCTCGCTCTTTCTCGCGCCAATCGCGACGTTTCTTCTACTGCTAGGCTGGCTCGCCGTGCCGCTTGGATTCTCTGAACGTCGATGGGCGACGGAGCGTCCAGCAGAGACACTTCAACGTCGCGGAATTCTCGCTCCGGACGCGCCCATCACCGCGCCGACGGCTTCGCCGAATTCGGCTCCATAGCTGCGAGCTTTTCGTCGCACCCGAATATCCGCGAATATCGTTGCTTCCCCACCCGGATGGATAGGCAAATGCTTGCCTTGTCGTCGCATTCCTCGTAACTGGACCGCCTTGGTGGCTGAGGGTTAATGTCACTCTGAGAGTCGACATTGAGGCGTGACGGGCCAAATCACTGTTGTGACTTTGGACACGTTGGGTAATTCGGCGCCATACGACTGACGTTCGAGGAGCCATGGATGGCCGTTCGCCGACTGAATCCAGTGCAGCCTGCGCAGTTCGCCTTCACGCCTGAGAATTTGGCGTGGGCGAGCGAGACGATCGCAAAGTATCCCGAAGGCAAGCAGGCATCGGCGATCATCCCCTTGCTTTGGCGCGCGCAGGAGCAAGCCGGCTGGTTGCCCGAACCCGCCATCAGGCTCGTCTGCGATATGTTGGGCATGGCCCACATCCGCGGCCTGGAAGTCGCTACCTTCTACACGATGTTCCAGCTTTCGCCGGTGGGAACGAAAGCCCATATACAGGTCTGCGGCACGACGCCGTGCATGCTCCGCGGGTCGGGTGATCTCATCGCGGTCTGCAAGAGCCGCATCGACGGCCATTCGCACACGCTCAACGCTGACGGCACGCTATCGTGGGAAGAGGTCGAATGCATCGGCGTCTGCGCGAACGCCCCGGTCGTCCAGGTCGGCAAAGACACCTACGAAGATCTGACGCCCGAGCAGCTGACGAAGATTATCGACGCCTTTGTGGCCAGCAGACAGCCAAAGCCCGGGTCCCAGACTGGCCGCGTGGCATCCTGCCCGGTAACCGGCCCGACGACATTGACCGATCCGGCGCTTTTCGATGGCTCCACAGTGGGCGCCTGGAAGAAGCGCTTCGAAGAGACGTCGGACGGAAAGGCTGGGGTGGCCGAGGCCGCACCGCCGTCGTCACCGGGAGGCGCGGCCCCAAAGCCCGCGCAGCTTCATCCGGCAGCGCTGACCGCCATGGCCAACGCCGGTCTCGTAAAGGAGCTCGAGGAGCGCAGTGGCGGCAAGGCGCTTTCCGCCGATGAACTCAGCAAGATCAAGGCTGACATGGTCCGCGACAGGGCGATTGCTGGCGCCGGCGCGAGCCGGAACGTCGAGCCCGATCTTTTAAAGGAGCCGCGCGGAGGCAAGGCCGATGATCTGTCGCTCATCCCAGGCGTCGGCGCCGACGTGGTCGATAAGCTTCACGCAATCGGCATCTGGCATTTCGATCAGATCGCCAAGTGGACGCCTCAGAACGTCGCGTGGTTTGAAGTTCAGTTGGATGGCTTTATGGGCCGCGTGACGCGTGACAAATGGATCGAGCAGGCGCAGAAGCTCGCATCCGGTTGGCGTCCGGAAACTAAAGCCGGCAAAAGGCCGAAAGGGTAGCGCGCATGCTGCATGATCGCGACCGCATATTCCGCAATCTCTACGGCTTCCACGACGTCGGTCTTAAGGGCGCGATGAGCCGTGGCGCGTGGGATGGCACGAAGTTCTTCATCGACAAGGGCCACGACTACATCATCGACGAGGTGAAGAAGTCGGGACTTCGCGGCCGAGGCGGCGCGGGCTTCCCGACTGGCCTCAAGTGGTCGTTCATGCCGAAGGCCGACGCCCGGCCGAGCTATCTCGTCATCAATGCCGACGAGTCGGAGCCCGGCTCCTGCAAGGATCGCGAGATCCTTCGCCATGACCCGCATCTGATGGTCGAAGGCGCGCTGCTCGCATCCTTCGCGATGCGCGCGCACACCTGCTACGTTTATGTGCGCGGCGAATATATCCGCGAGCGCGAGGCGCTCCAGCGCGCCATCGATGAAGCCTACGCAGCCAAGCTCGTCGGCAAGAACAATGTCCATGGCTGGGACTTCGACATCTACGTCCACCACGGCGCCGGCGCCTACATCTGCGGCGAAGAAACGGCGATGCTCGAAAGCATCGAAGGCAAAAAGGGTCAGCCGCGTCTGAAGCCGCCATTTCCGGCGAACGTCGGACTCTATGGCGCGCCGACGACGGTCAACAACGTCGAAAGCATTGCCGTCGCTGGCGAAATCCTGCGTCGCGGATCGGCGTGGTTTGCAGCCCTCGGCAAGCCGAACAATACCGGCACCAAGCTCTTCCAGATCTCCGGCCACGTCGAGCGCCCGTGCGTCGTCGAAGAAGAGATGGGCATTCCGCTCAAAGAGCTGATCGATAAGCATTGCGGCGGCATTCGCGGCGGCTGGGATAATCTGCTCGCCGTCATTCCCGGCGGGTCTTCCGTTCGCTGCATCACGGCGCAAGAGGCCGAGGCCGTGACGATGGATTTCGACGCGCTCGGCAAGCTCGGCTCCGGTCTCGGCACCGCTGCCGTGATCGTGATGGACAAGTCGACGGACATCATCGCCGCGATCCGGCGCATCGCCTACTTCTACAAGCACGAGAGCTGCGGCCAGTGCACGCCGTGTCGCGAAGGCACCGGCTGGATGTGGCGCGTGCTCGAACGCATGGAGCGCGGCGAAGCGGAAAAACGCGAAATCGATCTGTTGTTCGATGTCACGAAGCAAGTCGAAGGCCATACCATTTGCGCGCTCGGCGACGCGGCGGCATGGCCTGTTCAAGGTTTGATCAAAAACTTCCGTCCGGTGATCGAGGCGCGTATCGACGATTACACGGCGAAACACGCCCGCGTGGCGGCAGAGTAGGCTGCGGAAAACACAATGCCCAAGCAACTGATTGTCGACGGCATACCGATTGAAGTCGAAGACGGCACGACGCTGATGCACGCCTGCGAATTGGCGGGCTCGGTCATTCCGCGCTTCTGCTATCACGAGCGGCTGTCGATCGCCGGCAACTGCCGCATGTGTCTGGTCGAGGTCGAGGGATCGCCGAAGCCGGTCGCGTCCTGCGCCATGCTCGTCAACGATTTGCCGCCGAACCGGGACGGCTCGCCGAAGGTCGTCAACACCGCCTCGCCGATGGTGAAGAAGGCGCGTGAGGGCGTGATGGAGTTCCTGCTCATCAATCACCCGCTCGACTGTCCGATCTGCGACCAGGGCGGCGAATGCGATCTGCAAGATCAGGCGATGGCCTTCGGTATGGGCGGAACGCGCTATCACGAGAACAAGCGCGCCGTCGAAGAAAAGCACATCGGCCCGCTTATCAAGACGATGATGACGCGCTGCATCCATTGCACGCGCTGCGTCCGCTACATGACGGAAGTCGCAGGCGTCGAAGAGCTTGGCCTGATCGGCCGTGGAGAAGACGCGGAAATCACGACCTATCTCGAGCGCGGCATTCTCTCCGAGATGAGCGCTAACGCCGTTGACCTCTGCCCGGTCGGCGCCCTTACGCATCGTCCGTGGGCCTTCGCCGCTCGGCCGTGGGAAATGGAAACCTTCGAGACGATCGACGTCATGGATGCCGTTGGCTCATCGATCAGCGCCGACGTGCGCGGCGCCGCCGTCATGCGCATCCTTCCGCGCAACAACGACGCCGTGAACGAGGAATGGATTTCCGACAAGACGCGTCACGTCGCCGACGGTTTGAAAACGCAGCGCCTTGACCAGCCCTACATTCGCAAGAATGGCCGCTTCGAGCCCGCAACCTGGGATGATGCTCTGAACCTCGTCGCCGCGAAATTGAAGTCGGCGTCGGCCGCGAAGATCGGCGCCATTGCGGGCGATCTCGTAGCCGCCGAGGAAATGTTCGCGCTGAAGGATCTTCTGACCAAGCTCGGCGCGACGTCGCTCGATTGCCGGCAGGCCGGAGACAAGCTCGATCCGAAGCTCGGCCGTGCGAGTTATCTCTTCAACTCAGGCATCGAAGGCATCGAGGAGGCTGACGCGATCCTCATCGTGGGCGCCAATCCGCGCCTTGAAGCAGCAGTCCTCAATGCCCGGATCCGCAAGCGCTGGCGTACCGCGCCGACCAAAATTGCCGTTATCGGCGCGAAGGTCGATCTTGCGTATCCGTACGAATATCTGGGCGCCGGCCCCGAGACCCTGGCGGAGATCGCGAACGGCAAGCATCCATTCGCCGAAGTGTTGAAATCAGCGGCGAAGCCGATGGTCATCGTCGGACAGGGCGCCTTCGCCCGCGCTGACGGTCTCGCCTCGCTGTCGCTCGCCGCGCGCATCCTTCTCGCGGCATCGGCCGGCAAAGACGCCGCGTGGAACGGCTTCAACGTCCTTCACACCGCTGCGGCCCGCGTCGCGGGTCTCGATCTCGGCTTCGTGCCAGGGAAGGGCGGCAAGGACGTCGCCGGAATTCTCGGCCCCGACACCGAGTTCGTCTATCTGCTCGGCGCCGACGAGTGCGATGTCTCGAAACTCAGCCCATCCGCGTTCGTTGTCTACCAGGGCACGCACGGCGACAAGGGCACTGAACGTGCCGACGTCATTCTTCCGGGCGCCGCTTACACCGAGAAAAACGCAACCTACGTGAACACCGAGGGCCGCACGCAGCAGACGCTCAAAGCTGTGTTCCCGCCGGGTGACGCCAAGGAAGACTGGACGATCATCCGGGCGCTCTCGGAACGCGCCGGCGCAAAGCTCCCCTACGACAACATAAACGAGCTTCGCGCAGCGATGTACCGGACGAGCCCGCAGCTCGCTGCCCTCGACACGATCGAAGCGCGCGCCGTATCCGGGCTTGAAACGCTCGCGAAGCTGACGGCGCAACCATCGTCGGAGCCATACGCTCCGGTGATTGCCGACTTCTATATGACGAACCCGATCGCGCGAGCGTCAGCCGTCATGGCGGGCATGAGCGCGCTTCGGGCTTCCCATGAACAGAAACTCAACGCAGCGGAATAGGGACACATGCTCGACTCGCTGCAGACATTCATGAACGACTACGGCTGGAACGTGCTGGTGCTCATCGGCTTTTCGCTGCTGATGCTCGTCGTGCTCCTGGTCATCATCGCCTTCCTGCTGCTGATGGACCGCAAGGTGTGGGCGGCCGTACAGATGCGCCGCGGCCCGAACGTCGTCGGGCCCTTCGGCCTCTTGCAGTCGTTCGCTGACCTTTTGAAGTTCGTCCTGAAGGAACCGATCATCCCGTCGGGCTCCGACAAGGTCGTCTTCCTGCTCGCGCCACTCGCAACAGCAACGTGCGCCTTGGCATCGTGGGCGGTCATTCCCGTCAACGAGAACATCTGGGGCAAGTGGGTGATCTCCGACATGAACGTCGGAATTCTCTACCTGCTCGCGATCTCCTCGCTCGGTGTGTATGGCATCATCATGGGCGGCTGGGCGTCGAACTCGAAATACCCGTTCATGGGCGCGCTCCGCTCCGCTGCGCAGATGGTTTCCTATGAGGTCTCGATCGGCTTCGTCATCATCAGCGTGTTGCTCTGCGTCGGCTCGCTCAACGTGACGGATGTCGTCAACTCGCAGAGGACAGGCGTCGGCACCACGCTCGGCATGACGAGCTCGCTGCTCGACTGGCACTGGCTGCCGCTCTTCCCGATGTTCATCATCTTCTTCATCTCGGCGCTGGCCGAAACGAACCGGCCGCCGTTCGATCTTGTTGAAGCCGAATCGGAACTCGTCGCCGGCTTCATGGTCGAATATTCCTCGACGCCGTATCTGCTCTACATGCTCGGTGAGTACGTCTCGATCGTCGCCATGTGCGCGATGACGACGATCCTCTTCCTCGGAGGCTGGTTGCCGCCGCTGGATATCTGGCCGCTCAACGCCGTGCCGGGGCTCTTCTGGTTCCTGATCAAAGTCGTGTTCGTCTTCTTCATGTTCGCGATGGTGAAGGCGATGGTGCCGCGGTACCGCTACGATCAATTGATGCGACTTGGCTGGAAGGTGTTCCTGCCGCTGTCGCTCGTTATGGTCGTCATCACGGCCGCCGTGCTGCAATTCGGAGGCTTCCTCTCATGAGCGTAGCGCGCGCTGCAAAATCGCTTTTCCTCTTGGAGTTCGTCTCGGCGTTCTTCCTGACAATGCGCTACTTCTTCTCGCCGAAGAAGACGCTGAACTATCCCTACGAGAAAGGCCCGCTGTCGCCCCGCTTCCGCGGTGAGCACGCGCTCCGCCGTTATCCGAACGGTGAAGAGCGCTGCATCGCCTGCAAGCTCTGCGAAGCGATCTGCCCGGCCCAAGCGATCACGATCGAAGCTGGTCCGCGCCGCAACGACGGCACGCGCCGCACGACGCGCTACGACATCGACATGACGA
Protein-coding sequences here:
- the nuoI gene encoding NADH-quinone oxidoreductase subunit NuoI — encoded protein: MSVARAAKSLFLLEFVSAFFLTMRYFFSPKKTLNYPYEKGPLSPRFRGEHALRRYPNGEERCIACKLCEAICPAQAITIEAGPRRNDGTRRTTRYDIDMTKCIYCGLCQEACPVDAIVEGPNFEFATETREELFYDKDRLLANGDRWEREIAKNIALDAKYR
- the nuoG gene encoding NADH-quinone oxidoreductase subunit NuoG, which produces MPKQLIVDGIPIEVEDGTTLMHACELAGSVIPRFCYHERLSIAGNCRMCLVEVEGSPKPVASCAMLVNDLPPNRDGSPKVVNTASPMVKKAREGVMEFLLINHPLDCPICDQGGECDLQDQAMAFGMGGTRYHENKRAVEEKHIGPLIKTMMTRCIHCTRCVRYMTEVAGVEELGLIGRGEDAEITTYLERGILSEMSANAVDLCPVGALTHRPWAFAARPWEMETFETIDVMDAVGSSISADVRGAAVMRILPRNNDAVNEEWISDKTRHVADGLKTQRLDQPYIRKNGRFEPATWDDALNLVAAKLKSASAAKIGAIAGDLVAAEEMFALKDLLTKLGATSLDCRQAGDKLDPKLGRASYLFNSGIEGIEEADAILIVGANPRLEAAVLNARIRKRWRTAPTKIAVIGAKVDLAYPYEYLGAGPETLAEIANGKHPFAEVLKSAAKPMVIVGQGAFARADGLASLSLAARILLAASAGKDAAWNGFNVLHTAAARVAGLDLGFVPGKGGKDVAGILGPDTEFVYLLGADECDVSKLSPSAFVVYQGTHGDKGTERADVILPGAAYTEKNATYVNTEGRTQQTLKAVFPPGDAKEDWTIIRALSERAGAKLPYDNINELRAAMYRTSPQLAALDTIEARAVSGLETLAKLTAQPSSEPYAPVIADFYMTNPIARASAVMAGMSALRASHEQKLNAAE
- the nuoF gene encoding NADH-quinone oxidoreductase subunit NuoF produces the protein MLHDRDRIFRNLYGFHDVGLKGAMSRGAWDGTKFFIDKGHDYIIDEVKKSGLRGRGGAGFPTGLKWSFMPKADARPSYLVINADESEPGSCKDREILRHDPHLMVEGALLASFAMRAHTCYVYVRGEYIREREALQRAIDEAYAAKLVGKNNVHGWDFDIYVHHGAGAYICGEETAMLESIEGKKGQPRLKPPFPANVGLYGAPTTVNNVESIAVAGEILRRGSAWFAALGKPNNTGTKLFQISGHVERPCVVEEEMGIPLKELIDKHCGGIRGGWDNLLAVIPGGSSVRCITAQEAEAVTMDFDALGKLGSGLGTAAVIVMDKSTDIIAAIRRIAYFYKHESCGQCTPCREGTGWMWRVLERMERGEAEKREIDLLFDVTKQVEGHTICALGDAAAWPVQGLIKNFRPVIEARIDDYTAKHARVAAE
- a CDS encoding SRPBCC domain-containing protein; this translates as MKSIAEDAMARAIETSILIAAPASRVWSVLMDFGGYPAWNPFIRTIEGERRIGARLEVQIEAPGLKAQTFRPVVVEVEPERIFSWRGSLPMPGLFTGHHRFVLSAESSGTRFEHSEQFSGLLIPFVGSVLDATERGFRAMNEALKAKSEAR
- the nuoE gene encoding NADH-quinone oxidoreductase subunit NuoE — translated: MAVRRLNPVQPAQFAFTPENLAWASETIAKYPEGKQASAIIPLLWRAQEQAGWLPEPAIRLVCDMLGMAHIRGLEVATFYTMFQLSPVGTKAHIQVCGTTPCMLRGSGDLIAVCKSRIDGHSHTLNADGTLSWEEVECIGVCANAPVVQVGKDTYEDLTPEQLTKIIDAFVASRQPKPGSQTGRVASCPVTGPTTLTDPALFDGSTVGAWKKRFEETSDGKAGVAEAAPPSSPGGAAPKPAQLHPAALTAMANAGLVKELEERSGGKALSADELSKIKADMVRDRAIAGAGASRNVEPDLLKEPRGGKADDLSLIPGVGADVVDKLHAIGIWHFDQIAKWTPQNVAWFEVQLDGFMGRVTRDKWIEQAQKLASGWRPETKAGKRPKG
- the nuoH gene encoding NADH-quinone oxidoreductase subunit NuoH → MLDSLQTFMNDYGWNVLVLIGFSLLMLVVLLVIIAFLLLMDRKVWAAVQMRRGPNVVGPFGLLQSFADLLKFVLKEPIIPSGSDKVVFLLAPLATATCALASWAVIPVNENIWGKWVISDMNVGILYLLAISSLGVYGIIMGGWASNSKYPFMGALRSAAQMVSYEVSIGFVIISVLLCVGSLNVTDVVNSQRTGVGTTLGMTSSLLDWHWLPLFPMFIIFFISALAETNRPPFDLVEAESELVAGFMVEYSSTPYLLYMLGEYVSIVAMCAMTTILFLGGWLPPLDIWPLNAVPGLFWFLIKVVFVFFMFAMVKAMVPRYRYDQLMRLGWKVFLPLSLVMVVITAAVLQFGGFLS